Proteins from a genomic interval of Salvelinus alpinus chromosome 7, SLU_Salpinus.1, whole genome shotgun sequence:
- the LOC139581700 gene encoding germ cell nuclear acidic protein-like, translating into MDDDNHRLFQRVSEKLGWSEKGGLETAEKQLIKSISKTRRLATGCHGFRGAQNLPPPVQLHLLDSEEEDDRGSGKENQVSKGNSYRTTVFMESSDDDFDQFLVEQATPKTASRKHCSAAKKVSEPVLVLSSDSDDHFENFLSRVKTPKPKPKEAERGSVDSIRNFIVDSFSSDDDFVVERKKKPTSKGAFKTPKSSSFQTPVRRPLSQCDTPVFLSDSEEDDGIVMKSTWRTCHPVHRPPPPPQTHKVNVLQSNQKDKIFFPSPSPPPLPSLSPSPPPLPFLSPSSPPLRSSFTPSLTPLPQRNYSAPSKVEDSASSEEEFLSLLDRIKKNHKTGNTPTPKHNTGPNQKPPLSAPRQKASKEVCPRPLLRTPLDLKTPVRAPVTKPTVSQPESRLKTSSLSSSSVSAAGCQTPGCFLQSLSGPGSIYSRNFKQTKEELTTKLYHLYNTSVFNNKLPSNMSVSWNNKMRKTAGYCITGQERGGGNRYARIQLSEKVCDSADRLRDTLVHEMCHAATWLINSVRDGHGPFWKLYARKATLAHPELPVVTRCHSYDINYKYQYQCSRCKNTLGRHSKSLDTQRFVCALCTGPLVLLTPAKPRAPTPFANFVKENYGSVRQNLAGQSHGEVMRKLSVDFATKTKLSQN; encoded by the exons ATGGATGACGATAATCACAGATTATTTCAAAGAGTGTCAGAGAAACTGGGCTGGTCAGAGAAGGGAGGATTGGAAACCGCAGAGAAACAG CTGATTAAGAGCATCAGTAAGACTCGGCGTCTGGCCACAGGCTGTCATGGCTTCAGGGGTGCTCAAAACCTTCCTCCCCCAGTCCAGCTACACCTGCTAGacagtgaggaagaggatgacAGAGGCTCAGGGAAAGAGAACCAGGTCTCCAAGGGCAACAGTTACAGGACCACGGTGTTCATGGAGTCCAGTGACGATGATTTCGACCAGT TTCTTGTGGAGCAGGCTACACCCAAAACGGCTTCTCGGAAACATTGCAGTGCTGCTAAGAAAGTCAG TGAACCAGTCCTTGTATTAAGCTCAGACAGTGATGACCACTTTGAAAACT TCCTGAGCCGTGTGAAAACTCCCAAGCCTAAGCCCAAGGAAGCGGAGCGTGGCAGTGTAGACAG CATCAGAAACTTCATTGTCGACAGCTTTTCCTCCGATGATGACTTTGTCGTTGAGAGGAAGAAAAAACCTACCTCTAAAG GTGCCTTTAAGACCCCTAAGTCGTCATCCTTCCAGACCCCAGTCAGAAGACCCCTGTCCCAGTGTGACACTCCAGTTTTCCTCAGCGACAGTGAAGAAGATGATGGTATTGTGATGAAGAGCACGTGGAGGACATGCCACCCTGTGCACCGGCCGCCCCCGCCGCCACAGACCCACAAAGTCAACGTCCTACAAAGTAACCAGAAGGACAAAATCTTCTTTCCCTCTCCCAGCCCTCCTCCTctgccttccctctctccctcccctcctcctttgcctttcctctctcccagctctcctcctctccgctcctcctTCACCCCCTCCCTGACCCCCCTTCCACAGCGGAACTACTCAGCCCCGTCGAAGGTGGAGGACTCAGCCAGCTCAGAGGAAGAGTTCCTCAGCTTACTGGACAGAATTAAGAAGAACCACAAGACCGGCAACACCCCAACACCTAAACACAACACGG GGCCCAATCAGAAGCCCCCCCTGTCAGCTCCACGGCAAAAAGCCTCGAAAGAGGTGTGCCCTCGGCCGTTATTGAGAACGCCCTTGGATCTGAAGACCCCGGTGCGGGCGCCCGTCACTAAACCCACTGTGTCCCAGCCGGAATCCAGACTCAAGACCAGCAGCCTTTCTTCCTCCAG tgtaTCAGCAGCAGGGTGTCAGACTCCGGGATGTTTCCTCCAGTCTCTGTCTGGACCAGGCTCCATCTACAGCCGCAACTTCAAACAGACCAAGGAGGAGCTCACCACCAAACTTTACCACCTGTACAACACCAGCGTGTTCAACAACAAG CTGCCCAGTAACATGTCAGTGAGCTGGAATAACAAGATGAGGAAGACTGCTGGCTACTGCATCACagggcaggagagaggaggggggaaccGATACGCCCGTATCCAGCTCTCTGAGAAAGTCTGTGACTCTGCAG aCCGTCTGCGTGACACGTTAGTCCATGAGATGTGCCATGCTGCCACCTGGTTGATCAACAGTGTGAGGGATGGGCACGGTCCCTTCTGGAAGCTGTACGCCCGCAAGGCCACGCTGGCACACCCCGAGCTGCCCGTGGTCACCCGCTGCCACAGCTACGACATTAACTACAAGTACCAGTACCAGTGCAGCCGCTGCAAAAACAC aCTCGGTCGTCACTCTAAGTCTCTGGACACCCAGAGGTTTGTGTGTGCCCTCTGTACGGGTCCGCTGGTCCTGCTCACCCCCGCCAAGCCCCGGGCGCCCACGCCCTTCGCCAACTTCGTCAAGGAGAACTATGGCAGTGTTCGCCAAAACCTGGCGGGTCAGAGCCACGGTGAGGTAATGAGGAAACTCAGTGTTGACTTCGCCACCAAGACCAAACTCAGCCAgaactga